In Bicyclus anynana chromosome 22, ilBicAnyn1.1, whole genome shotgun sequence, the following proteins share a genomic window:
- the LOC112056277 gene encoding aurora kinase B, whose protein sequence is MEVLPKEVAELENKIVTHEAYNNKSYKWSARDFELGASMGNGKFGHVHVAREKKSGYIVAIKALFKSQLVSSRCERQVIREIEIQSHIRHPNILRLLTWFHDEKRIYLVVEFAAGGELYKHLTSSPKGRFPENRAAKYIYQVADAVNYCHQRHVIHRDIKPENILVAYNGDLKLGDFGWSVHAPSEKRKTMCGTLDYLPPEMIRRQSYNVSVDHWCIGVLLYEFLVGKPPFESEGQDRTYARIVAVDVTYPSYITEGAKDLISKLLKTSSKDRLSLDGVKNHYWVQQFVSEKN, encoded by the exons ATGGAAGTCCTCCCGAAAGAAGTAGCTGAGCTGGAAAATAAAATTGTCACTCATGAAGCATATAATAATAAGTC TTACAAATGGTCAGCAAGAGACTTTGAACTCGGCGCAAGTATGGGAAATGGTAAATTTGGTCATGTCCACGTAGCGAGGGAGAAAAAGTCTGGCTACATAGTTGCTATAAAAGCACTATTCAAATCGCAGTTAGTATCCTCCAGATGTGAACGACAAGTTATCAGGGAAATTGAAATACAATCACATATAAG ACATCCAAATATTCTACGACTGCTGACATGGTTTCATGATGAGAAGAGGATATATCTTGTAGTAGAGTTTGCTGCGGGTGGAGAACTTTATAAACACTTGACCAGCTCACCAAAAGGAAGATTTCCCGAGAATAGGGCtgcaaaatatatttaccaG GTTGCAGACGCAGTAAACTACTGCCATCAACGCCATGTGATACACAGAGATATAAAGCCAGAAAACATCTTAGTGGCATACAATGGTGACCTCAAACTTGGAGACTTTGGCTGGTCGGTGCATGCCCCTTcagaaaa ACGCAAGACAATGTGTGGCACACTGGATTACCTTCCACCGGAGATGATTAGGAGACAATCATACAATGTGTCCGTAGACCACTGGTGTATCGGAGTGCTGCTATATGAGTTCCTAGTGGGAAAACCACCGTTTGAGAGCGAGGGTCAAGACAGGACATACGCTAGAATTGTAGCTGTAGATGTGACATATCCCAGTTATATTACTGAAGGCGCCAAAGATCTCATTTCTAAG cTTCTGAAGACCTCCAGCAAGGATCGTTTGTCGCTAGATGGCGTGAAAAATCACTACTGGGTGCAACAATTTGTTAGtgaaaaaaactga